A part of Rhodamnia argentea isolate NSW1041297 chromosome 8, ASM2092103v1, whole genome shotgun sequence genomic DNA contains:
- the LOC125316166 gene encoding putative inactive disease susceptibility protein LOV1 produces the protein MNILRPENNMKPGSDIVCREGFVGKLLAQLIHDVDDRSELRVISVLGERAIDKTALVRSVYDRLDIKRHFECRAWVRVLPGSGLEYILLDVLRQTTMRELKDVDRPPEQHLSEMLKKTLMEQRYLVVLDNLQSVDLMTKLLISLDSKNGSRVVITTRNENMSLYLGPPHYDPVELCRLSEEESHRLLIGSGWTDDRELTGAILGKCKGYPPVIRLLGGLLPTVEKDRRSTLADRVPNYCTLGEIISLSYDPLPDRLRHCLLYLALFPREFGIPVRRLFNIRLADGLLSSKGQVPEHSTKECLDALVARNLIHVVTWKLDGSIRTCLMPGYLHDFMSEMVMDVGTWEVRLRIIKVHGFKELNITRTHMFTSKWGCSFKGSNVSTQGLTCFLQNGVAALRGPM, from the exons ATGAACATCCTGCGTCCAGAAAATAATATGAAGCCAGGCTCGGACATAGTGTGTCGTGAGGGCTTCGTGGGTAAGCTCTTGGCTCAGCTGATTCACGATGTAGATGACCGCTCTGAGCTTCGCGTGATTTCCGTGCTGGGCGAGAGAGCCATTGACAAGACAGCCCTGGTGAGGAGTGTCTATGACCGGCTAGACATCAAGCGCCATTTCGAGTGCCGCGCTTGGGTCCGCGTTTTGCCGGGTTCAGGCCTGGAGTATATCCTGCTGGATGTGCTGAGACAGACAACCATGCGAGAACTGAAAGATGTCGATCGCCCGCCAGAACAGCACTTGTCTGAGATGCTTAAGAAGACCTTAATGGAGCAGAGATATCTGGTTGTGCTGGATAATCTACAGAGTGTTGATCTCATGACGAAGCTCCTGATTTCATTAGACTCAAAGAACGGAAGCAGGGTAGTCATTACTACTCGCAATGAGAATATGTCCTTGTATTTGGGCCCTCCACACTACGATCCTGTCGAGTTATGCCGGTTAAGCGAGGAAGAAAGCCACAGGTTGTTGATAGGAAGTGGCTGGACCGATGACCGGGAACTTACAGGGGCAATTTTGGGTAAATGCAAAGGTTATCCTCCAGTGATTCGGCTGCTAGGAGGACTTCTGCCTACTGTCGAAAAGGATCGTCGCTCTACTTTAGCTGATCGGGTTCCAAATTATTGTACTCTCGGAGAAATCATCTCTCTAAGTTATGATCCCCTCCCAGACAGGTTAAGGCACTGTCTTCTCTACTTGGCTCTCTTCCCTAGGGAGTTTGGGATCCCTGTAAGGAGGCTCTTCAACATACGGCTCGCTGATGGACTGTTATCGTCTAAGGGACAAGTACCTGAACACTCCACGAAGGAATGCCTTGATGCATTGGTTGCCAGGAATTTGATTCATGTGGTGACATGGAAACTCGACGGAAGCATCAGAACGTGCCTCATGCCTGGTTATCTACATGATTTCATGTCTGAGATGGTTATGGATGTAGGAACTTGGGAAGTTCGGCTACGCATAATTAAAGTACATGGTTTCAAGGAGTTGAACATT ACAAGGACTCACATGTTTACTTCAAAATGGGGTTGCAGCTTTAAGGGGTCCAATGTGAGCAC ACAAGGACTCACATGTTTCCTTCAGAATGGGGTTGCAGCTTTAAGGGGTCCAATGTGA